The stretch of DNA CATTAATGCAAGGAAATGTATTAAAAGCGTGGCATTTACTTCAACCAATAATTAACAAATAATAGTAATTCTGTTATCAGTGACCAGTAACCAATCAACTATCAATAAATCAATCAATGCAACAACAAATAACCAAAAAACAACTACGCAAAAAAATATTAGAACAAAGAAAATCGCTAACTAAATCAGAATGGCAAACCAAAAGCGATCGCATTTGTAAACAATTACAATCTTCTTCATTATTTAATCAAGCTGAAACTGTTCTTGCCTATTTTAGTATTCATCAAGAACCCGATCTCAGTCCTTTATTTACTATTAATAAAAAATGGGGTTTTCCTCGCTGTGTCAATCAACTTTTAGTTTGGCATTCCTGGCAGTTAGGAGAACAACTACAACAAGGACTTTATAACATTCAAGAACCATTAATTAATGCACCTTTAATTCAACCTCAAGCAGTAGATTTAATTCTTGTTCCTACTGTTGCTTGTGACGCACAAAAATATCGTTTAGGTTATGGCGGTGGTTTTTATGACCGAATGTTAAGTGATCAGCAATGGCAAAATAAAACTACAATTGGAATTGTCTTTGATTTCGCTTATTTACCTCAATTACCTATCGATCCTTGGGATATCAAACTTGATTATATTTGTACAGAAACAGGTCTTTATTAAGCAAATATACTCAGATCAATATTGAATAAATCTTACTTTCATTTAAGCTTTGTTACAAAAATAAAAATTAATCTTTAAAAATAAAGCTGATTTTGCTAATTTAAGCAAATTATAAAAATATAAATTTAGTATTCAGATTCTTTATTAAAACTTGTACAAATTAACTAATATCTTAACTATGAAACATTTTCATGACGAATGGATACAGGAATGGTGCGATCAAAACGGTTGGACAG from Stanieria cyanosphaera PCC 7437 encodes:
- a CDS encoding 5-formyltetrahydrofolate cyclo-ligase, which encodes MQQQITKKQLRKKILEQRKSLTKSEWQTKSDRICKQLQSSSLFNQAETVLAYFSIHQEPDLSPLFTINKKWGFPRCVNQLLVWHSWQLGEQLQQGLYNIQEPLINAPLIQPQAVDLILVPTVACDAQKYRLGYGGGFYDRMLSDQQWQNKTTIGIVFDFAYLPQLPIDPWDIKLDYICTETGLY